A window of the Lactuca sativa cultivar Salinas chromosome 5, Lsat_Salinas_v11, whole genome shotgun sequence genome harbors these coding sequences:
- the LOC111893242 gene encoding protein ALP1-like has translation MTSNILILEAVASQDIWIWHALFGSPGSINDINVLNHSPIFNNIYDGSAPDSSFQVRGTPYKYGYYLIDGIYLEYVLFVKSFSAPHGSRRKKFKRAQERARKDVERAFGDMKKRWFILKKPAAYLGEEKLQEIMYTCIILHNMIIEDEGRAICAFNEEETIRETQPIEIGGEKYINRRVEIRCTETFHNIRNDLVEHIYGVQNINLNLDPPDDPEDEFSENDFI, from the exons atgacatcaaacata ctcaTACTTGAAGCAGTTGCATCACAAGATATTTGGATTTGGCATGCTTTATTTGGTTCTCCTGGTTCGATTAACGACATCAACGTTCTTAACCATTCACCAATATTTAACAATATATACGATGGATCCGCACCAGATTCTTCTTTTCAAGTGCGTGGAACGCCATATAAGTATGGTTATTATCTGATCGATGGAATCTATCTTGAGTATGTTTTGTTTGTTAAATCGTTTTCAGCTCCACATGGTTCTAGACGAAAGAAATTCAAGAGAGCTCAAGAAAGAGCTAGGAAGGATGTTGAGCGTGCTTTCGGAGATATGAAGAAACGGTGGTTCATATTGAAAAAACCAGCAGCTTATTTGGGCGAGGAAAAACTTCAAgaaatcatgtatacatgtattatATTGCATAACATGATTATTGAAGACGAAGGAAGAGCGATATGTGCGTTTAATGAGGAAGAAACCATACGAGAGACACAACCAATAGAAATTGGTGGCGAAAAGTATATAAACAGGAGAGTAGAGATACGTTGCACTGAAACATTTCACAATATTCGCAATGACTTGGTGGAACACATTTACGGGGTTCAAAACATTAACCTTAATTTGGATCCACCGGATGACCCCGAAGACGAGTTCTCGGAGAACGACTTTATATAG